The Lewinellaceae bacterium genome includes a region encoding these proteins:
- a CDS encoding PDZ domain-containing protein — MEKLSGNDNNRGLKIWMPLLLAAALVGGLLIGLRLQRPSPVMVLNNDEAGQSLGGSSGRVEELIRYIEARYVDEVDKDKLTDIAIQSIIDQLDPHSSYIPAKELQEVNDQLDGDFDGIGVEFFILDDTLLVVSPLAGGPSETAGILAGDKIVTIEDSIVAGKDKNVRQITGMLRGEKGTQVKVGVLRGHQKDIMNFTITRDAIPMNSVDVAMMLDDKTGYIRLSRFSAKTYEEFMKAMEPLIEEHKMKDLVIDLRGNPGGYLQQATRILSQLFKDKQALLVFTEGRKTGKNEYNTSGMPFYDINNIVVLIDEGSASASEIVAGAIQDRDRGIIVGRRSFGKGLVQEQYELSDGSALRLTVARYYTPSGRSIQKPYDDKEGYAHDFIDRMESGELSDVSHIIVSDSTQYHTSNGHVVYGGGGIIPDVYVPLDTSLYSDTYAALRQELNRFVYRYMENPGIDLSEYTLKTFKKDFQISDALFNNYVSFVKEDGTPIDDTSLAHCKEDIKNRLKAQIARQLFKEEGFYSILFERDMMIKEALRVLRLPDPLAASRGEE; from the coding sequence ATGGAAAAGTTATCAGGAAACGACAACAACCGGGGACTCAAAATATGGATGCCACTATTATTGGCAGCAGCTTTGGTGGGAGGATTGCTGATTGGATTGAGATTACAGCGCCCCAGTCCGGTTATGGTGTTGAATAATGATGAGGCCGGACAATCGCTTGGCGGGAGTTCCGGTCGTGTTGAAGAATTGATCCGGTACATTGAAGCCCGTTATGTGGATGAGGTGGATAAAGACAAATTGACAGACATCGCCATTCAAAGCATTATTGACCAGCTCGATCCCCATTCTAGTTATATTCCTGCCAAAGAATTGCAGGAAGTCAACGATCAACTGGATGGAGATTTCGACGGTATCGGGGTTGAGTTTTTTATTTTGGATGATACTTTGCTGGTGGTTTCACCGCTGGCTGGTGGACCTTCAGAAACCGCAGGAATTCTGGCGGGAGACAAGATTGTAACGATAGAAGATTCAATCGTGGCTGGTAAGGACAAAAATGTGAGGCAAATCACGGGGATGCTGCGTGGAGAAAAAGGTACCCAGGTTAAAGTAGGCGTATTGAGAGGTCACCAGAAAGATATCATGAATTTTACCATTACCAGGGATGCTATTCCGATGAACAGTGTGGATGTGGCCATGATGCTGGATGACAAAACCGGTTACATCAGGCTCAGCAGGTTCAGCGCCAAAACGTATGAGGAATTCATGAAAGCTATGGAACCGCTGATCGAAGAGCATAAAATGAAAGACCTGGTGATCGACCTTAGGGGCAATCCGGGAGGTTATCTCCAGCAGGCCACCAGGATATTGAGCCAGTTGTTCAAGGATAAACAGGCGCTGCTCGTCTTTACAGAAGGTCGCAAGACAGGCAAAAATGAATACAATACCTCGGGCATGCCGTTTTATGACATCAACAATATTGTCGTATTGATCGATGAAGGGTCTGCTTCGGCCAGTGAAATTGTTGCGGGGGCCATTCAGGATCGGGATCGTGGCATCATTGTGGGGCGGCGTTCTTTTGGCAAGGGACTGGTGCAGGAACAATATGAATTATCAGACGGTTCTGCCCTCCGGTTGACCGTGGCCAGGTATTATACCCCCTCCGGACGATCTATCCAGAAGCCCTATGATGATAAGGAAGGTTATGCCCATGATTTTATCGATCGGATGGAATCAGGGGAATTGTCGGACGTATCCCACATCATAGTGTCTGATTCCACCCAATATCACACGAGCAACGGACACGTGGTTTATGGCGGCGGCGGGATTATTCCGGATGTTTATGTGCCATTGGATACTTCTCTTTATTCAGATACTTATGCTGCTTTGCGGCAGGAGCTCAATCGGTTTGTGTATCGTTATATGGAAAACCCGGGAATTGATCTTTCTGAATATACCTTAAAAACTTTCAAAAAAGATTTCCAGATAAGTGATGCCTTGTTCAACAATTATGTATCTTTTGTAAAAGAAGATGGTACCCCGATTGACGATACGTCCCTCGCTCATTGTAAAGAGGATATCAAAAACAGACTTAAGGCTCAGATAGCACGGCAGTTGTTTAAAGAAGAAGGGTTTTACAGTATTTTGTTTGAACGGGATATGATGATTAAAGAGGCGCTCCGTGTGCTCCGCCTGCCTGATCCTTTGGCGGCTTCCAGAGGGGAAGAATAG
- a CDS encoding Lrp/AsnC ligand binding domain-containing protein: protein MQKEKILDDLDKKILSILMENAKKAYSEIGQQLFVSGGTIHVRMKKMEELGLVKGYNLVIDHNKLGYDIVAFLGIYLDKSSLFDQVSNELKKIPEVVGAHYTTGQYGIFAKIICRDTNHLKDLLHDKIQKINGIQRTETFISLEESIDRPIQLIEEDE, encoded by the coding sequence ATGCAAAAAGAAAAAATTCTGGACGATCTGGATAAAAAAATTTTGTCTATCCTCATGGAAAACGCCAAAAAAGCCTATAGCGAAATCGGCCAACAGCTTTTCGTATCGGGGGGCACCATTCATGTCAGGATGAAGAAAATGGAGGAATTAGGGCTGGTGAAAGGGTACAACCTCGTGATCGATCACAATAAACTGGGATATGATATTGTAGCTTTTCTTGGTATTTATCTGGATAAAAGTTCTCTTTTTGACCAGGTTTCCAATGAATTGAAAAAAATACCCGAAGTGGTGGGCGCTCATTACACTACCGGGCAATATGGTATTTTCGCCAAGATCATTTGCCGCGACACCAATCACCTCAAGGATCTTTTGCATGACAAAATTCAAAAAATAAACGGCATTCAACGTACGGAAACCTTTATTTCACTGGAAGAATCCATCGACAGGCCCATTCAACTGATCGAAGAGGATGAGTAA
- a CDS encoding DUF4442 domain-containing protein, whose product MAKNPYDPDNPKTKKQLKELRTPWKLWLYFFKHLPSVLFFGVRLKSLTPYKTEVTVPFKWRTQNPFRSIYAGAQFAAAELSAGLMAGHIIYGRGPMAMLITKVEIEYIKKATGLTTFTCEEGQKILDAVQRTIDSNAPQEVTVLTTGTQLDGQVVSRMKFTWSFKVRA is encoded by the coding sequence ATGGCAAAAAATCCTTACGATCCGGATAATCCGAAAACCAAAAAGCAACTAAAAGAGCTTAGAACCCCATGGAAATTATGGCTCTATTTCTTCAAACACCTGCCTTCTGTCCTGTTCTTTGGGGTCAGGTTAAAATCACTGACCCCCTATAAAACAGAGGTCACTGTTCCATTTAAATGGCGAACCCAGAATCCCTTCCGCTCCATTTATGCCGGTGCACAATTTGCAGCAGCCGAGTTGTCCGCCGGACTTATGGCCGGACACATCATTTATGGAAGAGGCCCAATGGCCATGCTTATCACTAAGGTGGAAATAGAATACATTAAAAAAGCAACCGGGCTGACGACCTTTACCTGTGAGGAAGGTCAGAAAATATTAGATGCCGTCCAAAGGACTATTGACAGCAATGCACCACAGGAGGTAACCGTTTTGACCACCGGAACACAACTCGACGGGCAGGTCGTTTCCCGAATGAAATTCACCTGGTCGTTTAAGGTGAGAGCCTAA
- a CDS encoding winged helix-turn-helix transcriptional regulator: MSEQTKLIKELLDYVEEYEKEGKQGGIKAFSIFLRGKVMEPEAPREPEKTFDQQDFRNFKTYPEVEFSTLLTGLYRFAKHYLKKAFTQTAFKTIDEFGFLATLLRDHSLLKNELINEHLLEMSSGSEIIKRLVKNGLIYEYPDEHDRRAKRVSLTVKGQREVFMAFNDMHKVSEIIIGDLKKHELMEALAIFNKLTFFHQHIHQRDKHTDIETLHEKYVNHGA, from the coding sequence ATGTCGGAACAAACCAAATTGATCAAAGAGCTTCTGGATTATGTGGAGGAATATGAAAAGGAGGGGAAGCAAGGCGGGATAAAGGCGTTTTCGATTTTTTTGAGGGGCAAAGTGATGGAGCCCGAAGCACCAAGGGAGCCGGAAAAAACATTCGATCAGCAGGATTTCAGAAACTTCAAAACTTATCCTGAAGTTGAATTTTCGACCTTACTCACCGGTTTGTACCGATTTGCCAAACATTACCTAAAAAAGGCTTTTACCCAAACGGCCTTTAAAACCATTGACGAATTTGGCTTTTTGGCCACCTTACTCAGGGATCACAGTTTACTAAAAAATGAACTCATTAACGAGCATTTGCTCGAAATGTCCAGCGGCAGTGAAATCATTAAACGACTTGTAAAAAACGGGCTGATCTATGAATATCCCGATGAGCACGATCGGCGTGCCAAGCGGGTATCCCTAACGGTTAAGGGGCAACGGGAGGTTTTTATGGCTTTTAATGATATGCATAAGGTTTCCGAGATCATTATCGGGGATCTAAAGAAACACGAATTGATGGAAGCACTGGCTATTTTTAACAAACTGACTTTTTTTCACCAGCATATCCATCAGCGGGATAAGCATACGGATATTGAGACTTTACACGAAAAATATGTGAATCACGGGGCTTAA
- a CDS encoding TonB-dependent receptor, which yields MKRSFILTFSVLFFSTMAFSQNGRVSGKITDSNNNEPIAFANILVEGTDLGTTTDLDGNFSLTELDPGFINLKVTYIGYNTKISQDIMVSNNNSPFIEIKLEPAQEVLDEVVVTVDRFQKRDEAPIAMQSIGIKEIESNPGSNRDISRVIQSFPGVGSTPAFRNDVLIRGGGPSENRFFLDGIEIPVLNHFSTQGASGGPVGIINADFIQSVDFYSGSFPAAKYNALSGVFDFTQKEGSKDKTNIQATLGASEAAFTLDGPVGDKTSYIFSVRKSYLQFLFAALELPFLPTFNDYQLKVKTNFDQKNQLTIISLGSLDHLELNKNIENPDVSQEFILTQIPINNQWSYTIGANYKHFFNNGFHSFVVSRNMLNNEFYKYPDNDESRDRSFDYNSQEIENKLRYELTVKHNDIRYNIGANLEKAKYFNTTAQQLIVNDSLTRFDYNSSFEMIKYGISGQASKRFFDSRFLVSLGVRMDANNYNDNMANLLNQFSPRLALSYSLTEKTTINAGVGRYFQQPAYTTLGIRNNEDQLDNQATAKYIGANHYNLGMEYRFSKAAFISVEGFYKDYFQYPIDLISGASLANQGADYSSIAGATPAIFNGTGKAVGFEILNRVNLKTFSLIASYTYFISQFTDINDNLIASSWDSRHLLTLTGTKDLKKNWRLGFKWRFVGGLPFTPYDLETSANIQAWNARGQAYPDFKRLNSERIDPFHQLDLRVDKNFFFKKWSFMLYFDLQNVYNFKSTGQDYIIREKNPDGTYLTTNNGTQYVLKAVPNKSGTILPTLGLMFKF from the coding sequence ATGAAAAGATCATTCATTTTAACTTTTTCGGTCTTATTTTTTTCAACGATGGCTTTTTCCCAAAATGGAAGAGTCTCCGGAAAAATCACGGACTCGAACAACAATGAGCCCATTGCTTTTGCCAATATCCTGGTAGAAGGCACCGATTTAGGAACGACTACTGATCTCGACGGAAACTTTTCCCTCACCGAACTTGATCCTGGATTTATCAACCTAAAAGTCACCTACATCGGTTATAATACAAAAATCAGCCAGGATATTATGGTGAGTAATAATAACTCCCCTTTTATTGAGATCAAACTGGAACCTGCCCAGGAAGTCCTCGATGAGGTGGTGGTCACTGTCGACCGGTTTCAAAAACGGGATGAAGCGCCCATTGCCATGCAAAGTATAGGTATCAAGGAAATTGAAAGCAATCCCGGCAGTAACCGGGACATTTCGAGGGTGATACAATCTTTCCCGGGAGTGGGATCTACCCCTGCTTTCCGAAATGACGTACTCATCAGGGGCGGCGGCCCGAGTGAAAACCGTTTTTTCCTCGATGGCATTGAAATCCCGGTATTGAACCATTTTTCCACGCAGGGCGCTTCAGGTGGCCCTGTCGGCATTATCAATGCCGATTTTATTCAATCCGTCGATTTTTATTCCGGTTCTTTCCCTGCCGCCAAATACAATGCCCTGAGCGGGGTTTTCGATTTCACCCAAAAAGAAGGAAGCAAGGACAAAACAAATATTCAGGCTACCCTGGGAGCCAGCGAAGCCGCTTTCACACTAGATGGCCCGGTAGGAGATAAAACCAGTTATATTTTTTCTGTGAGGAAGTCATACCTGCAATTCCTTTTTGCGGCACTGGAACTTCCGTTTCTCCCTACCTTCAATGATTACCAGCTAAAAGTAAAAACCAATTTTGACCAGAAAAACCAGTTGACCATCATCAGTTTAGGTTCACTGGATCACCTTGAACTCAATAAAAATATCGAGAACCCGGATGTGTCACAAGAATTCATTTTGACACAAATCCCGATCAATAACCAGTGGAGTTATACCATTGGAGCAAACTACAAACACTTTTTTAACAATGGATTTCACAGCTTTGTCGTGAGCCGGAATATGCTTAACAATGAATTTTATAAATACCCTGATAATGACGAAAGTCGCGACAGGAGCTTTGACTACAATTCCCAGGAAATTGAGAACAAACTGAGGTATGAATTGACCGTTAAGCATAATGATATTAGATACAACATCGGGGCCAATCTTGAAAAGGCCAAATACTTCAATACAACCGCCCAGCAATTGATCGTAAACGACTCACTTACCCGTTTCGATTACAATTCATCTTTTGAAATGATTAAATACGGTATTTCCGGCCAGGCATCCAAACGATTCTTTGACAGCCGATTCCTGGTTTCACTGGGTGTCAGGATGGATGCCAACAATTACAATGACAACATGGCCAACTTGCTGAACCAGTTTTCACCCCGGTTGGCACTCTCCTATTCCCTGACCGAAAAAACTACGATCAATGCGGGAGTAGGCAGATATTTTCAGCAACCGGCTTACACCACACTTGGCATTCGAAACAATGAAGACCAGCTAGACAACCAGGCAACGGCAAAATACATTGGCGCCAATCATTACAACCTTGGCATGGAATACCGTTTTTCCAAGGCTGCCTTTATTTCTGTTGAGGGCTTTTATAAGGATTATTTTCAATACCCGATTGATTTGATCAGCGGAGCCAGCCTGGCCAACCAGGGAGCGGACTACAGCAGCATTGCCGGAGCTACGCCCGCCATTTTCAACGGAACAGGAAAGGCGGTGGGTTTTGAAATATTAAACCGGGTCAACCTCAAAACTTTCTCTTTAATCGCTTCCTACACCTACTTCATAAGCCAGTTTACGGATATTAACGACAACCTGATCGCCTCCTCCTGGGATAGTAGGCATTTACTTACCCTTACCGGCACGAAAGACTTAAAAAAGAACTGGAGACTTGGCTTCAAGTGGCGTTTTGTGGGAGGGCTACCTTTTACCCCTTACGATCTGGAAACTTCGGCAAACATTCAGGCATGGAATGCAAGAGGACAAGCCTACCCTGATTTTAAACGGTTGAATTCAGAAAGAATTGATCCTTTTCACCAGCTTGATCTCAGGGTGGACAAAAATTTCTTCTTCAAAAAATGGTCATTCATGCTGTATTTTGACCTGCAAAATGTTTACAATTTTAAAAGTACCGGTCAGGATTACATCATCAGGGAGAAAAACCCGGATGGCACTTATCTGACCACTAATAATGGTACTCAATATGTTTTAAAAGCCGTACCCAACAAATCCGGAACCATTTTACCTACTTTGGGACTGATGTTTAAGTTTTAA
- a CDS encoding T9SS type A sorting domain-containing protein — translation MLRNTTRLIISGFFLSLSFMSTAQIIWPGDVNNNGVVNGIDVLFAGIAYGSDGPERPDGSSDWEGQPAGDSWSDNFPGGLNFAYADCDGNGEVEEDDIEVTIKNNFFLTHGTLVPDEYSNGIPGQAPPVRLMPQNTNVSTGQSILFDLWLGDEEHPVQDFYGIAISMKYNPDFILGGSWDFDETNNAWFDPSEDHSRYLLAVDESAGKIELAITRTDQHTTTGSGKVGELSIVIEDIVFGLQDTLNIQIENIRMIDKDFNNLSVVPDSTFVIISTPNQIEETVQQAEVTVFPNPGNGHYQITSNQTITRLELTDLTGRSIPFSATIQPGNLKTNLTINGYYPESQLYLLKIVTEKEIIVKRIIQSDK, via the coding sequence ATGTTAAGGAACACCACGCGACTCATTATTTCCGGGTTCTTTTTGAGCCTTTCCTTTATGTCGACCGCCCAAATAATCTGGCCGGGAGACGTAAACAACAATGGTGTTGTAAATGGTATCGATGTTTTATTCGCCGGGATTGCCTATGGAAGTGATGGGCCAGAAAGACCGGACGGCAGTTCCGACTGGGAAGGACAGCCTGCAGGAGATTCGTGGAGCGATAATTTTCCCGGTGGCCTCAACTTTGCCTATGCAGACTGTGATGGCAACGGTGAGGTGGAAGAAGATGACATTGAAGTGACCATAAAAAATAATTTTTTTCTGACACACGGTACCCTTGTTCCCGATGAGTATAGTAATGGCATACCGGGACAAGCCCCCCCCGTGCGGCTGATGCCCCAAAACACAAATGTATCAACAGGCCAGTCAATTCTTTTTGACCTCTGGCTTGGAGACGAGGAGCACCCTGTTCAGGATTTTTACGGCATAGCCATTTCGATGAAATACAATCCGGATTTCATCCTGGGAGGAAGCTGGGATTTTGACGAGACGAATAACGCCTGGTTCGACCCTTCTGAGGACCACTCCAGATATTTGCTGGCCGTGGATGAATCAGCAGGTAAAATTGAACTGGCCATAACAAGAACCGACCAGCACACCACCACCGGCTCAGGAAAGGTCGGGGAATTGTCCATCGTGATCGAAGACATTGTCTTTGGCCTCCAGGATACCTTAAACATCCAAATTGAAAACATACGGATGATCGATAAGGACTTTAACAACTTATCAGTTGTCCCTGACAGCACCTTTGTCATCATATCGACTCCCAATCAAATCGAAGAAACCGTACAACAAGCTGAAGTAACCGTTTTCCCCAATCCGGGCAACGGCCACTACCAAATAACATCCAATCAAACCATCACCAGGCTTGAACTGACAGACCTCACGGGAAGAAGCATTCCCTTTTCGGCTACAATTCAACCCGGTAACCTTAAAACAAACCTCACAATCAACGGGTATTATCCCGAATCCCAGTTATATCTCCTAAAAATCGTTACGGAAAAGGAGATTATTGTAAAAAGAATTATACAATCTGACAAATAA
- a CDS encoding cytochrome c — MTQRAIILLIITSAAGLLSSSNKPVWTSQRNVYDVLWAAGVEKPGHWIDFNEKMVKRGEEIVKTGRTTGPGGLKSQYVSQYYTCLACHNIEQEDPDLRESNPDTRLPYVKEKDIPFLQGTTFKGIVNRESWYNDDYLKKYGEEMVQKAHNSLRESIQLCAEQCSQGRKMKPWELDAVLAYFWSLQYNLEDLGFTEKDYEKLAMLEKNPKETKEELVQWIRSFYSQKSPAHFFDAPDDLDKGYSMKGNADTGETIYDQSCMHCHSSNNVTRFIIDEEKTNFNFLKNNMVNKDSGFSLYHIIPYGTYATPEHKPYMPLYPLERMSKQQVEDLRAYIEKMAQ, encoded by the coding sequence ATGACCCAAAGAGCAATCATCTTATTAATAATTACCTCGGCAGCAGGGCTGCTGTCTAGTTCAAACAAGCCCGTTTGGACCAGTCAGCGTAATGTATATGATGTATTGTGGGCAGCCGGGGTAGAAAAGCCGGGCCATTGGATCGATTTCAACGAAAAAATGGTTAAACGGGGGGAAGAAATCGTTAAAACGGGCCGGACCACAGGTCCCGGCGGCCTAAAAAGCCAATATGTCAGCCAATATTATACCTGTCTGGCGTGCCACAATATTGAACAGGAAGACCCTGACCTGAGAGAAAGTAACCCTGATACAAGATTGCCTTATGTAAAAGAAAAAGACATTCCCTTTTTACAGGGCACCACCTTCAAAGGGATCGTAAACCGTGAAAGTTGGTACAATGATGATTACCTCAAAAAATACGGGGAGGAAATGGTTCAGAAAGCACATAATAGTCTACGTGAGTCCATTCAGCTTTGTGCCGAACAGTGTTCTCAGGGACGCAAAATGAAACCATGGGAACTCGATGCCGTTTTAGCCTACTTCTGGTCGCTTCAATACAACCTTGAAGATCTTGGTTTTACGGAGAAAGATTATGAAAAACTGGCCATGCTGGAAAAAAATCCTAAGGAAACGAAGGAAGAACTGGTCCAATGGATCAGGAGCTTTTACAGCCAGAAATCTCCAGCTCATTTTTTTGATGCCCCGGACGATTTGGATAAAGGTTACAGCATGAAAGGCAATGCTGACACTGGAGAAACCATTTACGACCAGAGTTGTATGCACTGCCACTCCTCAAACAATGTTACACGTTTTATCATCGATGAAGAAAAAACCAACTTTAATTTCCTCAAAAACAACATGGTCAACAAAGACTCTGGTTTTTCCCTTTACCATATCATCCCGTACGGCACTTATGCCACGCCGGAACACAAGCCCTACATGCCCCTTTACCCACTGGAACGAATGAGCAAACAACAAGTGGAAGACCTGAGAGCCTACATTGAAAAAATGGCCCAATGA